In the genome of Drosophila kikkawai strain 14028-0561.14 chromosome 2R, DkikHiC1v2, whole genome shotgun sequence, the window ACGTCTCCGCCTTGAATACGCCGGTGCGCAGCCGTAGTCGCCAGCAGCTGTGAGTAGTGCAGAGATTCTCCATTGAAGCGCCGCATCTCAAGCTCATTCCATCATTGCATTAGGCGCCACGACCCCGAGGATGACAATTGGGGCTCGTCCAGCGGACCCAGTAGGGCCAACTCCCATGAGAGGGAGCGTGAGACCAGTCAGACTAGAAAGATACTAAATATTTGGCAATCTCGTAATAAGATTAAGCCGCCGCTGTAAGTTGAGGTCCCCCCAAAGCCTTAGAGATCCTGCCCCGCCTTGTTCTGATAACTCTACCCTTCTCTGCGAACAGTCGCCGGCAGGGCACTGAGGAATTCGACTTTGAAGATCATACCGAGGACAGTGGCTGGCGCAGCCAGAATCAGACTCAGAGCCAGAATCAGAGCCACATCCATAGCCATTCCCAGTCCAGTGTTAGTCCAGAGCAACGCCCCGCAGATCCGCGCAGCCATCGTCCCAATCTCCGTACTAAGCCAAAGTTGTAAGTGTCCCTGACCCTGAGCTCCCCCGACGGCACCCCACTCACTCACCGTCTGCCCCAAAACTCTCTGCATGCCAGACGTAGTACTCGTACCAACGCGGATAGAGCTAGCAGTGAAATGGTCCGGCGTCCCGTAACCCCTGTGCTCAGCGTCAATCCGGACATTCCGGCCGCCGTTCCGATGCCCCGCACGCCGATGCGATTGAAGAGCAGGGTGTCGCTGACCGCCCGAGCCGTGCAGGACATTGTCAACAAGCGGAATCAGCGCCTGTGAGTTGTCCCAGTGCCAAGCCCAGGACCCTTAAAAAGAAATCCCTAGGCCAGTAAGAGAAGAGCACCCACCACCAACAGCCACTACACTCACCCCGTCCATTAgcctatactatatatatgcTTTGGGAGTGCTTAAAGATCAACTAATCTTATAATTTTCACAGCCAACGCACTGGCACCGATGAATTCGATCTGGACGAGAGCGATGCCTATGGTGCTGGAGCTCATATGGATGCGGACGTTGCGGCGTAAGTCGGGAAAGAGGGAGGAGTGTGgcaaaaatctcaaaaaaaaatagtcgTACCTAGAATCCACTGAGTACACCTATGAATGAAAAGATATCTTAACCATGACGAAATCAATTACTCAGCAAAGTTTTGAATACTCAAAACTTTAAACTTCATTGATTTCTCAAGGGGTTCTGCGAACGAATCGAGATTTCTGTGACACCCGGATAACTGGATAATCAGAGATAATGAGCTAATGGTAACTTCCCCAATAACAACATTGATATTCTCTTTTCCAGCGCCCGACGCACGCCGCCTAGGGGCgctccgccgccaccgcctccgccAGCGGCCGGCATGAACAGGTTCTACCAACGTTATTAACCGTATTCAGTTGCCAAAATGAGTTTGTTTTTTGCCTTGcgtttgattttgattttggttttttgattgatttgatCTGAATCTTGTGCACATGCCAGAGACAAGAGTACCAaccgaaaacacacacaaattcttattgtgttcacagcgACAAAGTCTATATATTCTGAACTTACTTTCTCTCCCCGAAACCCGATACTCGCTCTCGCTTTGATGGTAGTAGCGACCGCACGGTGCGCTGGATCGAGGACGAAGCCGAGGACTTTGAGTTCGAGGAGGCCGACGCACCGAAAAATCCCATGTATCTGAGCCACAATCTCCACTGAGCAGCAGACCCATCGATCTTCCCCCATCTCAGATAttgcaatttgttttgtatttcgCTTCTATCGCTCCCTAGAATGTAAGTGAAATGTAGTCATAGTATCGAACCAATATGTTGTAGGCATTTAACAAgcgtaataaaataaataatctatAACGAATGAATACTTTTCCAAAATGGTCCACGGAGCAGTGCGGTTTGTCCAGTACCCCTAACCATGTCGATGAAGATAGTGTGCATCCTCCTGCTACTCTTTGGCATAGCAAATGAGGTGAAATCAAGGAGATTCTCTGCTCTCCAGATGTTTGGGAATGTGATAAACGATCTACCAGATGACAACGTCATCATATGTCCCCCGGCCATCGATCTGGCCCTGGTCCAACTTTACCTAGCCGGCGGAGGAACAACAGAgaccgatttgaaaaattcatTGGGCTTCAAAGGACCCTCAAAGGGTAATATATTCAAGGGCAACCTTCCGTCGTGGGTCTCGGAGGGAAATCCTCTTATTCGAATTGCCAGTCGATTCTATGCACGCAAGGGAGTCAACATCAGTTCCACGTATCACAGTGAATATGCAAAATATCTGAATACCGTAATCGAAAACGTGGATGAGAATGAAAGTTGGGCAGAAACGATAAACCCCTGGGTTACCTCGCAAACTGCCAAAGGTCTTGAGGACCTTATTGAACCGCACCAGTTCGAGGATCCGAAAAAAGTCTTCCTCACTAACACCGTCAATTTTTTTGCCCAGTGGAAGTACCAATTCAAGCCAATTGCCGATGAGAATTTTTATATACCGGACGAAAGTCGTTCGGAGTCGGTTAAGATGATGAAATTGGAAGGCAACTTGAAGTACAGCTTTCTGTACAAACTAGACTGCCACGTGGTGATTATTCCGTTTGACAAAATAAACCTGGACATGCTTCTGCTGTTTCCCAAAACTTACCAAGGGATTCAAAAGATAGAAGAGGGTCTGAAGCACGTAGATGTCCGTACGACAGCTGTCAAGCATCTTCATCTGTCCATGCCACAGTTTAAGTTCAAGTATAGCCGGGATATGGTACAAACCCTGATCGATCTAGGGGTTAACAAGACTGTTTTTACCCACACAAATCTCCAAGAACTTACCAC includes:
- the LOC108070864 gene encoding serine protease inhibitor 42Dd-like — translated: MSMKIVCILLLLFGIANEVKSRRFSALQMFGNVINDLPDDNVIICPPAIDLALVQLYLAGGGTTETDLKNSLGFKGPSKGNIFKGNLPSWVSEGNPLIRIASRFYARKGVNISSTYHSEYAKYLNTVIENVDENESWAETINPWVTSQTAKGLEDLIEPHQFEDPKKVFLTNTVNFFAQWKYQFKPIADENFYIPDESRSESVKMMKLEGNLKYSFLYKLDCHVVIIPFDKINLDMLLLFPKTYQGIQKIEEGLKHVDVRTTAVKHLHLSMPQFKFKYSRDMVQTLIDLGVNKTVFTHTNLQELTTSNENFIIDSIMHSAIINFDDKGVKSDFATGVDVIATESRPNPIQRRSALYRGRQKRAAPLKKQPNLSLVLNRPFLFAIMDTKRMYFFGRYSHPGDM